A genome region from Megalobrama amblycephala isolate DHTTF-2021 linkage group LG18, ASM1881202v1, whole genome shotgun sequence includes the following:
- the LOC125253436 gene encoding anther-specific protein SF18-like isoform X2, with protein sequence MTARVFCSLSAVLLCLSACLSTTDAGVVAAKPGECPSKTSGVKNCGELCACDFDCPNNEKCCSSGCGHQCMPPYTVKPAAEPPKPPVKPAAEPPKPPVKPAAEPPKPPVKPAAEPPKPPVKPAAEPPKPPVCGGSCPQTPPRGGGGGDDDDDDDKRGQGLGLGRGHGLGLGLGRGHGGKGQGHRGDCGGQCDGQCQP encoded by the exons ATGACAGCTCGAGTGTTCTGCTCGTTGAGTGCTGTTTTGTTGTGTCTGTCTGCATGTTTGAGCACAACAGACGCTGGAGTCGTAGCAG CAAAGCCAGGAGAGTGTCCAAGCAAGACATCTGGAGTGAAAAATTGTGGAGAGTTGTGTGCCTGTGACTTCGACTGTCCGAACAATGAGAAATGCTGCAGCAGTGGATGTGGACATCAGTGTATGCCTCCATATACAG TGAAGCCTGCCGCCGAGCCGCCCAAGCCTCCAGTGAAGCCTGCTGCTGAGCCGCCCAAGCCTCCAGTGAAGCCTGCTGCCGAGCCGCCCAAGCCTCCTGTGAAGCCTGCCGCCGAGCCGCCCAAGCCTCCTGTGAAGCCTGCCGCTGAGCCGCCCAAGCCTCCAGTGTGTGGCGGAAGCTGTCCTCAAACTCCCCCTCgaggtggtggtggtggtgatgaCGATGACGACGACGACAAACGCGGACAAGGTCTTGGACTAGGTCGCGGACATGGACTAGGCCTTGGACTAGGTCGTGGACATGGTGGAAAAGGACAAGGCCACAGAGGTGACTGTGGAGGACAATGTGATGGCCAATGTCAGCCGTAG
- the LOC125253436 gene encoding formin-like protein 5 isoform X1: MTARVFCSLSAVLLCLSACLSTTDAGVVAAKPGECPSKTSGVKNCGELCACDFDCPNNEKCCSSGCGHQCMPPYTVKPAAEPPKPPVKPAAEPPKPPVKPAAEPPKPPVKPAAEPPKPPVKPAAEPPKPPVKPAAEPPKPPVKPAAEPPKPPVKPAAEPPKPPVCGGSCPQTPPRGGGGGDDDDDDDKRGQGLGLGRGHGLGLGLGRGHGGKGQGHRGDCGGQCDGQCQP, encoded by the exons ATGACAGCTCGAGTGTTCTGCTCGTTGAGTGCTGTTTTGTTGTGTCTGTCTGCATGTTTGAGCACAACAGACGCTGGAGTCGTAGCAG CAAAGCCAGGAGAGTGTCCAAGCAAGACATCTGGAGTGAAAAATTGTGGAGAGTTGTGTGCCTGTGACTTCGACTGTCCGAACAATGAGAAATGCTGCAGCAGTGGATGTGGACATCAGTGTATGCCTCCATATACAG TGAAGCCTGCCGCCGAGCCGCCCAAGCCTCCTGTGAAGCCTGCCGCCGAGCCGCCCAAGCCTCCTGTGAAGCCTGCCGCCGAGCCGCCCAAGCCTCCTGTGAAGCCTGCCGCCGAGCCGCCCAAGCCTCCAGTGAAGCCTGCTGCTGAGCCGCCCAAGCCTCCAGTGAAGCCTGCTGCCGAGCCGCCCAAGCCTCCTGTGAAGCCTGCCGCCGAGCCGCCCAAGCCTCCTGTGAAGCCTGCCGCTGAGCCGCCCAAGCCTCCAGTGTGTGGCGGAAGCTGTCCTCAAACTCCCCCTCgaggtggtggtggtggtgatgaCGATGACGACGACGACAAACGCGGACAAGGTCTTGGACTAGGTCGCGGACATGGACTAGGCCTTGGACTAGGTCGTGGACATGGTGGAAAAGGACAAGGCCACAGAGGTGACTGTGGAGGACAATGTGATGGCCAATGTCAGCCGTAG
- the LOC125253190 gene encoding gastrula zinc finger protein XlCGF7.1-like, whose protein sequence is MEFKEEHCGIKDEDTEEQIDLMEQSEVEEKHGTHLLTTQQKTQRQGAECSFTCFQCGKRLASKPGLKIHMRIHTKEKPFTCHQCGKSFPWACSLKTHLLFHSGERSFSCDQCDKKFTLPMQLRRHMKSHGDEKPHVCSDCGKSFALLQYLKIHQNIHLGVKPHVCFDCGKSFTRSSDLKSHQRVHTGERPYMCSHCGKSFSHSSSLKDHERIHTGEKPFQCSSCGKSFNQLSGLRTHMKLHCPMLSK, encoded by the exons ATGGAGTTTAAGGAAGAACACTGCGGAATAAAAGATGAAGATACAGAGGAACAAATAG ACCTGATGGAACaaagtgaagtggaggagaaacacGGCACACACCTTCTCACCACACAACAAAAGACTCAAAGACAAGGAGCCGAATGTTCTTTCACCTGctttcagtgtggaaagagacTCGCATCTAAACCAGGCTTGAAGATTCACATGAGAATCCACACTAAAGAGAAACCCTTCACATgccatcagtgtggaaagagcttccCATGGGCATGTAGTCTCAAAACTCATCTGCTGTTTCACTCAGGAGAAAGATCATTTAGCTGTGATCAGTGTGACAAGAAATTTACTTTGCCAATGCAACTGAGAAGACACATGAAAAGTCATGGAGATGAGAAGCCTCACGTGTGTTCTgattgtggaaagagttttgcaCTCCTccaatatttaaaaattcacCAGAATATTCATCTGGGTGTGAAACCTCATGTGTGCTTTGACTGCGGGAAGAGCTTTACTAGATCCAGTGACTTAAAATCACACCAGAgggttcatactggagagagaCCGTACATGTGCTCacactgtggaaagagtttctctcaTTCATCATCATTGAAAGATCATGAGAGAAtccatactggagagaagccgtttcaGTGCTCTtcatgtgggaagagtttcaacCAATTATCTGGTCTACGAACTCATATGAAATTGCATTGCCCAATGTTGTCTAAGTGA
- the LOC125252449 gene encoding zinc finger protein 239-like isoform X2, translating into MEFEEESCILKDEDTEEQTDLMEQCEVEEKLHQFQKPQQNTQRSREKCSYTCSQCGRRLTSNSSLKKHMRIHNEEKPFTCHQCGKSFTWAESLKKHLMIHSGERSFGCDQCDKTFIVEDHLKRHMKSHADVKPHVCSDCGKSFLLLQTLKHHELIHTGVKTHVCIDCGKSFISSEILKKHQRVHTGEKPYKCSHCGKSFSQSGDMKAHERIHTGEKPYKCSHCGKSFTRSRTLKDHEKIHTGEKPYKCSHCGKSFSQSGDMKAHERIHTGEKPHQCSHCGKSFTRLGTLKYHERVHTGEKPFQCSSCGKSFRRSFNLRIHEKKHCSKLSK; encoded by the exons ATGGAGTTTGAGGAAGAATCCTGCATATTGAAAGATGAAGATacagaggaacaaacag ACCTGATGGAACAAtgtgaagtggaggagaaactCCATCAGTTTCAGAAACCTCAACAGAACACTCAAAGAAGTAGAGAGAAATGTTCTTAcacctgctctcagtgtggaaggAGACTCACATCTAATTCAAGCTTGAagaaacatatgagaatccacaATGAAGAGAAACCCTTCACATgccatcagtgtggaaagagcttcacaTGGGCAGAAAGTCTCAAAAAACATCTGATGATTCACTCAGGAGAAAGATCATTTGGCTGTGATCAGTGTGACAAGACATTTATTGTGGAAGATCACCTGAAAAGACACATGAAAAGTCATGCAGATGTGAAGCCTCACGTTTGTTCTGATTGTGGGAAGAGTTTTTTACTACTGCAGACTTTAAAACACCATGAGCTTATTCATACTGGTGTGAAAACTCATGTGTGCATtgactgtgggaagagctttatTTCATCCGAAATCttaaaaaaacaccagagagtTCATACCGGAGAGAAACCGTACAAGTGCTCacactgtggaaagagtttctctcaGTCAGGAGACATGAAAGCTCATgaaagaattcatactggagagaaaccgtacaAGTGCTCacactgtggaaagagtttcactcgGTCAAGAACCTTGAAAGATCATGAgaaaattcatactggagagaaaccttacaagtgctcacactgtggaaagagtttctctcaGTCAGGAGACATGAAAGCTCATgagagaattcatactggagagaaaccgcACCAGTGCTCacactgtggaaagagttttactcGGTTAGGAACATTGAAATATCATgagagagttcatactggagagaaaccgttcCAGTGCTCTtcatgtgggaagagtttcagacGATCATTTAATCTACGGATTCATGAGAAAAAGCATTGTTCAAAGTTGTCTAAGTGA
- the LOC125252449 gene encoding zinc finger protein 239-like isoform X1, protein MEFKEEPCRVKDEDTEQQIDLMEQCEVEEKLHQFQKPQQNTQRSREKCSYTCSQCGRRLTSNSSLKKHMRIHNEEKPFTCHQCGKSFTWAESLKKHLMIHSGERSFGCDQCDKTFIVEDHLKRHMKSHADVKPHVCSDCGKSFLLLQTLKHHELIHTGVKTHVCIDCGKSFISSEILKKHQRVHTGEKPYKCSHCGKSFSQSGDMKAHERIHTGEKPYKCSHCGKSFTRSRTLKDHEKIHTGEKPYKCSHCGKSFSQSGDMKAHERIHTGEKPHQCSHCGKSFTRLGTLKYHERVHTGEKPFQCSSCGKSFRRSFNLRIHEKKHCSKLSK, encoded by the exons ATGGAGTTTAAGGAAGAACCATGCAGAGTAAAAGATGAAGATACAGAGCAACAAATAG ACCTGATGGAACAAtgtgaagtggaggagaaactCCATCAGTTTCAGAAACCTCAACAGAACACTCAAAGAAGTAGAGAGAAATGTTCTTAcacctgctctcagtgtggaaggAGACTCACATCTAATTCAAGCTTGAagaaacatatgagaatccacaATGAAGAGAAACCCTTCACATgccatcagtgtggaaagagcttcacaTGGGCAGAAAGTCTCAAAAAACATCTGATGATTCACTCAGGAGAAAGATCATTTGGCTGTGATCAGTGTGACAAGACATTTATTGTGGAAGATCACCTGAAAAGACACATGAAAAGTCATGCAGATGTGAAGCCTCACGTTTGTTCTGATTGTGGGAAGAGTTTTTTACTACTGCAGACTTTAAAACACCATGAGCTTATTCATACTGGTGTGAAAACTCATGTGTGCATtgactgtgggaagagctttatTTCATCCGAAATCttaaaaaaacaccagagagtTCATACCGGAGAGAAACCGTACAAGTGCTCacactgtggaaagagtttctctcaGTCAGGAGACATGAAAGCTCATgaaagaattcatactggagagaaaccgtacaAGTGCTCacactgtggaaagagtttcactcgGTCAAGAACCTTGAAAGATCATGAgaaaattcatactggagagaaaccttacaagtgctcacactgtggaaagagtttctctcaGTCAGGAGACATGAAAGCTCATgagagaattcatactggagagaaaccgcACCAGTGCTCacactgtggaaagagttttactcGGTTAGGAACATTGAAATATCATgagagagttcatactggagagaaaccgttcCAGTGCTCTtcatgtgggaagagtttcagacGATCATTTAATCTACGGATTCATGAGAAAAAGCATTGTTCAAAGTTGTCTAAGTGA
- the LOC125252449 gene encoding zinc finger protein 239-like isoform X3 produces the protein MEFEEESCILKDEDTEEQTDLMEQSEAEEKLHQFQMPQNTQSGEKCSYTCSQCGNRLASKSSLKNHMRIHNEEKPFTCHQCGKSFTWAKSLKSHLLLHLGERSFGCDQCDKKFILEDHLKRHMKSHADVKPHVCSVCGKSFSVLQTLKHHELIHTGVKTHVCIDCGKSFISSEILKKHQRVHTGEKPYKCSHCGKSFAQSGDMKAHERIHTGEKPHKCSHCGKRFTRPGALKDHEKNHTGEKQYKCSHCGKSFTRLGTLKDHERVHTGEKPYMCSQCGKSFYVSGTLKDHERIHTGEKPHQCSSCGKSFRRSSNLRIHEKKHCS, from the exons ATGGAGTTTGAGGAAGAATCCTGCATATTGAAAGATGAAGATacagaggaacaaacag ACCTGATGGAACAAAGTGAAGCAGAGGAGAAACTCCATCAATTTCAGATGCCCCAAAACACTCAAAGTGGAGAGAAATGTTCTTAcacctgctctcagtgtggaaacagACTAGCATCTAAATCAAGCTTGAAGAaccacatgaggatccacaatGAAGAGAAACCCTTCACATgccatcagtgtggaaagagcttcacaTGGGCAAAAAGTCTCAAAAGTCATCTGCTGTTACACTTAGGAGAAAGATCATTTGGCTGTGATCAGTGTGACAAGAAATTTATTTTGGAAGATCACCTGAAAAGGCACATGAAAAGTCATGCAGATGTGAAGCCTCACGTTTGTTCTgtttgtggaaagagtttttctgTACTGCAGACTTTAAAACACCATGAGCTTATTCATACTGGTGTGAAAACTCATGTGTGCATtgactgtgggaagagctttatTTCATCCGAAATCttaaaaaaacaccagagagtTCATACCGGAGAGAAACCGTACAAGTGCTCacactgtggaaagagtttcgctCAGTCAGGAGACATGAAAGCTCATgaaagaattcatactggagagaagccacacaAGTGCTCACACTGTGGAAAGCGTTTCACTCGGCCAGGAGCCTTGAAAGATCATGAGAAAaatcatactggagagaaacaATACAAATGCTCacactgtggaaagagttttactcGGTTAGGAACATTGAAAGATCATgagagagttcatactggagagaaaccgtacaTGTGCTcacaatgtgggaagagtttctaTGTTTCAGGAACCTTGAAAGACCATgagagaattcatactggagagaagccgcaccAGTGCTCTtcatgtgggaagagtttcagacGATCATCTAATCTACGGATTCATGAGAAAAAGCATTGCTCATAG